Proteins co-encoded in one Montipora capricornis isolate CH-2021 chromosome 12, ASM3666992v2, whole genome shotgun sequence genomic window:
- the LOC138027905 gene encoding thyroid receptor-interacting protein 11-like isoform X2 yields MSSWLSNNLTGSLSSISNITGQISSFTREILTEGADEVSDPSAELQVAQARINDLEAHLLTQKAEYERVKHNNEELHVRLEASELQISNISKEYRMQLHNQEQELIKLRESSRFHEQHDHSFGQRERHDSADSSDEPLETKRLHNEILKLQAECQHWKSVAHGAENQDKLHVKEIDQYQQELTALQSSYLQKIATLNKKHKQELLKLQDEKEELTQRCEELEEQLVIKNKSEIEGGYHTLATVDDMDKVFSSSLKEQLVAAEKSIIQLKSEVQIQDERIKVLNNELQEKKDAIEAVQKDLDKSQAKYEELNKSHIDTMSASENSLEVSKKYVEKLQTELKDLNQELIGLQSDSESLKRLQEQFHCVATENTELKGQLSCTQAEARRLHRCVEEVKSELDQLSFSTMELMEELQISHGLQQEQKIELENLKSVKFVKGEAKEEMGKFRSALAALWERHLCLAQLYQQLSTNSVREDVKELKQRLVQRSRAKVDHVVKEKESLMSRSAELRVTVEELEGAVMDLQSDNEQVAQETKDRVTEMGRQQDMGDDDDDEAPDIVGALHAEKAVLESTIVGLEQKVQDLQELVNALQNQKEWSNDMESGGEQPSPSGSSESVASFTESTQQNDELLQGISPEREIIQEAAVSLEVEPKSLSQELQQHIQGHQPEISQETAMLLEQTSELGQELEQQLEDYQRQVQEFELVQRDWEGEKEALEGLVLSLRRQVKELEGLPHNKSEDHQEITRLQHENYEIMAEKKQILQAWKTVEDEFVTLNISKPLSQNETEFDKERADVLRASLHEWASYHRQSMIDSSDNISVNEGSQTDEGFLLHLNKLQELEKDNSLMREQTQRLIQEIDEKTSKVADVQIELEAKSAEVLSIRDEKRDLMDMINERDERICELEESFNAHLLDLTASKDNEISFLRTGQEDVAKLLEENRKECSLLKTKNDELLGVLGQNQQTYEEVGEQNKSLVIQLAERERYLESVKQDKGNLQTFLEEKDHANRSLSAENNKLLMEREVLQSLVDEYKDKVNAQSYQGIEISKLEKEIEQLSQQVQMRQERCIALESMQATILLEKDNLEAELQKSSAKVDNFASELKEAFSEIEMLKVEKTKLGDAVENHVSACRDLEKKLADTTMEKEEILSQLAVQDLQVDKLELDVREKGAQVDLLKLDIGKLSVALKEKEQLIHTQVVTASNPDDASYQRVQLLRLLEGKDQEIAALKQKDASLVELVNQTDDNSRRSLEAYESKLQQMKEDKERLLSDLSLREEELLNAGDRLEAMREKMQGKDQASQLLHTEHARLLALNESQANEMGKLREKVSFLQKLVEERGKAKSEEDQRIQNENALLRRQMGALQVEHETLSVLIHDKDKQIAALAQLGSTITPIPSSQGSDVQVRMLQDERDSVFREKVAKDEEISRLREEILLLGEALQQKTDLATRTSSENEKMNREMENIQSQLNRLSADNMNVVRNDNRIKELEDELFLCKNVILNKESEIKQILDESQNEKSLILVELDGVKSERDYILEQKEVETNELKNKILQLANLLIDSEHGGSVDDIDNNFQTLLYNVKNQRSNALRERDNKIQSLREQLSNVTLLTQARGDRDSRLEEVLRDKEDLHRLLLQTQNEKQDLLQEKESIVADLQDQIVSLSKAVSEKDRASQLDLQHVTQERERIVKELDEAQRIREEMDTAKSQCEAEISRLQSELYQMRGTLSQERETITKLLEAVDQHKVAVEDKDRMVKGLTTEREQLVRTGEQLRNRVQQLQEELSVASNGQKIAETKMAQELDRLRNHLVQVEESYTHEALEAEERERDLRVKMAQVEEKLVSSSHSMLDRDRQASVQIENLQKQLQAFATQRDRAVMDLTIYQEQADQYQTSLNNLQLVLEQFQREREAQLKGAQEEAQKEVVKAWDKVKELQQRENHFKKQLEAAARVTQDVVNIRNDLKEKEEELLKHKEEVARLDEELRVSQERINSLNSLSNSKVEKSLVKNMLLSYFNTPENKRTEVVRVVGALLGFTHEELEKVGTGSSAPKGSWISTIIPFGHSAPKTPTKTTASGEKTFSELFVSFLESESEVRLSGNGRKQAVNLSNPLLTGAAAHHVIQSAGRPIATSTPVGTPARNNIPPLPTSAIARPFTGPVSGVNAVTRSNLSGTNGNPLLVGSLTPVQDLPALNSSNSLRTLLEGNT; encoded by the exons TATGAAAGAGTTAAACACAACAATGAGGAACTTCATGTTAGATTGGAGGCATCTGAACTTCAAATCAGCAATATTTCAAAAGAGTACAGAATGCAGCTGCACAACCAGGAG CAAGAACTCATTAAACTCAGAGAGTCAAGCAGATTTCATGAGCAACATGACCACAGCTTTGGGCAAAGAGAAAGACATGACTCTGCAGACAGCAGTGATGAGCCTTTGGAAACCAAAAGACTACATAATGAGATATTAAAACTTCAAGCAGAATGTCAACACTGGAAATCTGTTGCACATGGAGCA GAAAATCAGGATAAACTACATGTTAAAGAAATTGACCAGTATCAACAGGAATTGACAGCTTTGCAGAGTAGTTACTTGCAAAAGATAGCAACCCTGAACAAGAAGCACAAACAAGAACTGCTAAAATTGCAAGACGAAAAGGAAGAATTGACACAAAGATGCGAGGAGTTGGAAGAGCAACTTgttataaaaaataaatcag AAATTGAGGGGGGTTATCATACTCTTGCTACTGTGGATGACATGGACAAAGTGTTTTCCTCATCATTGAAAGAGCAGTTGGTTGCTGCAGAAAAAAGTATAATACAGCTAAAAAGTGAAGTGCAAATACAGGATGAAAGAATAAAGGTCTTGAATAATGAGCTTCAGGAAAAGAAAGATGCAATTGAAGCAGTGCAGAAGGATTTGGATAAAAGTCAAGCAAAGTATGAAGAATTAAATAAGTCTCATATTGATACTATGTCTGCTTCAGAAAACAGTTTAGAGGTAAGCAAGAAATATGTAGAAAAACTTCAAACTGAACTTAAAGATCTAAACCAAGAACTCATTGGTTTGCAAAGTGACTCTGAAAGCTTAAAAAGGCTACAGGAACAGTTTCATTGTGTAGCGACGGAAAATACTGAGCTCAAGGGACAGTTGAGTTGTACCCAGGCAGAGGCACGGAGGCTGCATCGCTGTGTTGAAGAAGTCAAGTCTGAGCTTGATCAACTTAGCTTTTCAACTATGGAGTTGATGGAAGAGCTGCAAATTTCTCATGGTCTGCAACAAGAACAGAAGATTGAGCTGGAGAATTTGAAAAGTGTTAAGTTTGTCAAAGGAGAGGCAAAAGAGGAGATGGGTAAATTTAGGAGTGCTTTGGCCG CTCTGTGGGAACGTCACCTGTGTCTTGCTCAGCTTTACCAGCAG CTTAGTACCAATTCCGTTCGTGAAGACGTTAAAGAACTTAAACAGCGGCTGGTACAGCGTAGTAGGGCCAAAGTGGACCATGTcgtgaaagaaaaagaatctCTAATGAGCAGATCAGCTGAGCTGAGAGTTACAGTGGAGGAGTTGGAAGGTGCTGTGATGGACTTACAATCAGACAACGAACAAGTTGcgcaagaaacaaaagaccGTGTGACTGAGATGGGACGGCAGCAAGACATGGgggatgatgatgacgacgaggCACCTGATATTGTTGGGGCACTGCATGCAGAGAAGGCTGTGTTGGAGAGTACTATTGTTGGGCTCGAACAGAAGGTTCAGGATCTACAGGAGCTGGTAAATGCTCTTCAGAATCAGAAAGAGTGGAGCAATGATATGGAATCTGGTGGGGAGCAACCGAGTCCATCCGGGTCATCAGAGAGTGTGGCAAGCTTCACGGAAAGTACTCAACAGAATGATGAACTGCTCCAAGGCATTTCACCTGAGCGGGAAATAATACAGGAGGCTGCAGTGTCACTTGAGGTCGAGCCAAAGAGTCTAAGCCAAGAGCTGCAACAACATATCCAGGGACATCAGCCTGAAATATCACAAGAGACTGCAATGTTACTAGAACAGACAAGCGAACTTGGCCAGGAGTTAGAGCAGCAACTGGAGGATTACCAGCGACAAGTACAAGAGTTTGAATTGGTGCAGAGAGATTGGGAAGGAGAAAAAGAAGCGCTAGAGGGCTTGGTGCTGAGCCTTAGACGCCAGGTGAAAGAACTGGAAGGTCTTCCGCATAACAAGTCCGAGGATCATCAAGAAATAACACGATTACAACATGAAAACTACGAAATAATGGCAGAGAAAAAACAGATTCTTCAGGCTTGGAAAACTGTAGAGGATGAATTTGTGACTCTGAATATCAGTAAGCCCCTTTCACAAAATGAAACTGAGTTTGACAAGGAGCGGGCAGATGTACTGCGAGCTAGTCTGCATGAATGGGCATCATATCACAGGCAGTCCATGATCGATTCCAGTGATAATATCAGTGTGAATGAGGGCTCACAGACCGATGAAGGCTTCCTTTTGCATTTGAATAAGCTTCAGGAACTGGAAAAAGATAATTCTCTCATGCGAGAACAAACACAACGGCTTATTCAGGAAATAGACGAGAAAACTTCAAAAGTGGCTGATGTTCAAATTGAGCTGGAAGCGAAAAGTGCTGAGGTGCTTTCCATTAGAGATGAAAAACGGGATCTGATGGATATGATAAACGAACGAGATGAGAGGATATGTGAATTGGAGGAAAGTTTCAATGCTCATTTGCTGGATTTGACTGCTTCAAAAGATAACGAAATAAGCTTTTTGCGAACGGGGCAAGAAGATGTAGCAAAACTTCTTGAGGAAAACAGGAAGGAGTGCAGTTTGCTGAAAACGAAAAATGATGAGTTGCTTGGCGTGTTAGGACAAAATCAGCAGACCTATGAAGAGGTTGGCGAACAAAACAAGAGCTTGGTTATCCAGTTAGCTGAGAGGGAAAGATATCTTGAAAGCGTGAAACAAGACAAAGGCAATTTGCAAACGTTTCTTGAGGAAAAAGACCACGCTAATAGGTCGCTTTCTGCTGAGAACAATAAACTCTTGATGGAAAGAGaagtattacaaagtttggtCGATGAGTACAAAGACAAAGTCAATGCTCAGTCTTATCAAGGCATTGAGATTTCCAAACTAGAGAAGGAAATTGAACAACTAAGTCAGCAGGTTCAAATGAGACAGGAAAGGTGCATAGCCTTGGAATCGATGCAGGCCACTATTTTGCTTGAAAAGGACAACCTTGAGGCTGAGCTGCAAAAAAGCAGTGCAAAGGTGGATAATTTCGCTTCTGAACTCAAAGAAGCGTTTTCCGAGATAGAAATGTTGAAGGTGGAAAAGACCAAGCTCGGTGATGCTGTTGAAAATCATGTTTCGGCCTGCAGAGACTTGGAGAAGAAGTTAGCGGACACCACAATGGAAAAGGAGGAGATCCTGAGTCAGTTGGCAGTTCAGGACTTACAAGTTGATAAACTCGAACTTGACGTAAGGGAGAAAGGAGCCCAAGTTGATTTACTGAAGTTGGATATAGGAAAATTGTCTGTGGCactcaaagaaaaagaacagtTGATTCATACTCAAGTTGTAACGGCTTCAAACCCAGACGATGCTAGCTATCAACGAGTACAGCTCCTAAGATTGTTGGAGGGAAAAGATCAGGAGATAGCTGCTCTAAAGCAAAAGGACGCTTCATTAGTGGAGCTGGTGAATCAAACAGACGACAATTCGCGCAGATCACTGGAGGCTTATGAAagcaaattacaacaaatgaaGGAGGATAAGGAGAGGCTGCTATCGGATTTGAGCCTGCGAGAGGAAGAGTTGTTAAATGCGGGTGACAGATTAGAAGCTATGCGCGAGAAGATGCAGGGAAAAGACCAAGCTTCGCAGCTACTGCACACCGAGCATGCGCGACTACTTGCCTTGAATGAGTCACAAGCAAATGAAATGGGTAAACTAAGAGAAAAGGTTTCGTTTCTGCAAAAACTTGTTGAGGAACGTGGTAAGGCAAAATCTGAGGAAGACCAAAGAATTCAAAACGAAAACGCTCTGTTAAGGCGTCAAATGGGTGCACTGCAGGTGGAACACGAAACTTTGTCAGTACTTATACATGATAAGGACAAACAGATTGCCGCTTTGGCGCAGTTGGGAAGTACAATCACTCCCATTCCCTCCTCTCAAGGGTCTGATGTGCAAGTCAGAATGCTTCAGGACGAAAGAGACTCAGTTTTTAGGGAAAAAGTAGCGAAAGATGAAGAAATTTCTCGACTGCGGGAAGAAATTCTCTTACTGGGTGaagctttacaacagaaaaCTGATTTAGCTACGAGGACATCATCTGAAAATGAGAAGATGAATAGAGAAATGGAAAACATTCAGTCACAACTTAACAGGCTCTCTGCGGACAACATGAATGTGGTTAGGAATGATAACAGAATTAAGGAGTTAGAAGATGAATTATTTTTGTGTAAGAATGTTATACTGAACAAGGAATCAGAAATTAAGCAGATTTTGGACGAAAGTCAGAACGAGAAAAGTCTTATCTTGGTTGAACTTGATGGTGTTAAAAGCGAAAGGGATTATATTTTAGAacaaaaagaagttgaaacgAACGAGCTAAAGAATAAAATTTTACAGCTGGCAAATTTGCTTATTGATTCTGAACATGGGGGAAGTGTTGATGACATTGATAACAACTTTCAAACATTACTTTACAATGTTAAAAACCAAAGAAGTAATGCCCTTAGAGAACGAGATAACAAAATCCAATCTTTACGGGAGCAACTTTCGAATGTGACCCTTCTGACGCAAGCCAGAGGAGATCGTGACTCAAGGTTGGAAGAAGTGTTGCGTGACAAAGAGGATTTGCATCGATTATTACTGCAAACACAGAATGAAAAGCAGGATCTGTTACAAGAGAAAGAGTCTATAGTCGCAGATTTGCAAGATCAGATCGTCAGCTTGAGTAAGGCGGTGAGTGAGAAAGATCGTGCATCACAATTGGATCTTCAACATGTAACTCAAGAGAGGGAACGAATTGTGAAGGAATTAGACGAAGCACAAAGGATCAGGGAGGAGATGGACACTGCTAAGTCCCAATGCGAAGCTGAGATAAGCAGATTACAGAGTGAACTGTACCAGATGAGAGGCACATTGTCCCAGGAGCGGGAGACAATTACCAAGCTGCTTGAAGCTGTGGATCAACACAAGGTGGCGGTGGAAGACAAAGACAGGATGGTGAAGGGATTGACGACGGAAAGGGAGCAGTTGGTTAGGACAGGAGAACAGCTTCGCAACAGAGTACAACAGCTACAAGAGGAGTTATCTGTAGCCAGCAATGGACAAAAGATAGCTGAGACCAAAATGGCCCAAGAGTTAGACAGACTCAGGAATCATCTTGTGCAG GTTGAAGAAAGTTATACACATGAAGCACTTGAGGCCGAGGAACGTGAAAGGGACCTCAGAGTGAAAATGGCCCAAGTTGAAGAGAAGCTTGTGTCTAGTTCACATTCTATGCTGGATAGAGA CCGACAAGCCTCTGTGCAGATTGAAAACCTCCAGAAACAACTCCAGGCCTTTGCGACCCAGCGTGACCGCGCAGTCATGGATCTGACCATATATCAAGAGCAGGCGGACCAGTACCAGACTTCTCTTAATAATTTGCAACTTGTTCTGGAACAGTTCCAAAGAG AGCGCGAGGCACAACTAAAAGGAGCTCAGGAGGAAGCACAGAAAGAAGTTGTGAAAGCCTGGGACAAAGTAAAAGAGCTACAACAAAGGGAGAATCACTTCAAG AAACAACTGGAGGCTGCGGCTCGTGTAACGCAAGATGTGGTGAATATTCGAAACGACCtcaaggaaaaagaagaagagcttTTAAAACACAAAGAAGAAG TGGCTCGTTTGGATGAGGAATTACGCGTCAGTCAAGAGCGTATTAACAGCCTCAACAGTTTGTCAAACAGCAAAGTGGAAAA ATCTCTGGTGAAAAACATGCTGTTGTCTTATTTTAATACCCCCGAAAATAAACGCACTGAAGTGGTGCGAGTTGTTGGAGCTTTGCTTGGCTTCACACACGAAGAACTGGAAAAG GTGGGCACTGGATCGTCGGCTCCAAAAGGATCCTGGATTTCTACTATTATTCCGTTTGGTCACAGCGCTCCAAAGACACCGACCAAAACAACAGCTTCAGGAGAAAAG ACATTTTCAGAGTTGTTCGTGAGTTTTCTTGAGAGCGAGTCAGAAGTCCGTCTGTCTGGCAATGGGAGAAAACAAGCTGTGAACCTTAGCAACCCTCTCCTAACAGGCGCTGCTGCTCATCATGTGATACAGTCTGCGGGCCGGCCTATTGCTACTTCAACTCCCGTGGGAACTCCTGCGAGGAACAATATCCCTCCCCTACCTACATCTGCTATTGCAAGACCATTCACAGGACCAGTGTCGGGTGTGAATGCAGTGACAAG ATCAAATCTTTCTGGCACGAATGGGAACCCGTTGCTCGTGGGCTCACTAACTCCGGTTCAGGATCTGCCAGCTCTTAACAGCTCCAACTCATTGCGAACCTTACTTGAAGGAAACACGTGA